One window of the Manihot esculenta cultivar AM560-2 chromosome 14, M.esculenta_v8, whole genome shotgun sequence genome contains the following:
- the LOC110600107 gene encoding polyadenylate-binding protein RBP47B' isoform X1: protein MAAPTATTQVGYHQPTTLEEVRTLWIGDLQYWVDETYLSSCFAHTGEVISIKIIRNKITGQPEGYGFVEFVSHAAAERILQTYNGTQMPGTEQTFRLNWASFGIGERRPDAGPEHSIFVGDLAPDVTDYLLQETFRANYPSVRGAKVVTDPSTGRSKGYGFVKFGDENERNRSMTEMNGVYCSTRPMRISAATPKKTTAYQQQYTVAKAIYPVPAYTTPVQVVTADSDITNTTIFVGNLDPNATEEELRQTFLQFGEIVYVKIPAGRGCGFVQFGTRASAEEAIQRMQGHVIGQQPVRISWGRKQDATGIWGQQVDQWSAYYGYGQGYDVYGYGATQDPSLYAYGAYAGYPQYPQPVDGVQDMTGALPVVEQREELYDPLAAPDVDKLNAAYLSMHGNAILGRPLWMKTSSLTQQA, encoded by the exons ATGGCAGCACCAACAGCAACGACCCAGGTAGGGTATCATCAACCTACCACTCTAGAAGAAGTCAGAACCCTTTGGATTGGTGATTTACAGTATTGGGTCGATGAAACCTACCTCAGTTCCTGCTTCGCTCACACTGGCGAG GTAATTTCAATTAAGATAATACGCAACAAGATCACTGGCCAGCCTGAAGGTTATGGGTTTGTGGAGTTTGTTTCTCATGCAGCAGCTGAAAGGATTTTACAAACGTACAATGGGACACAAATGCCTGGAACTGAACAAACTTTCAGGCTGAATtgggcttcttttggcattggAGAGAGACGGCCTGATGCTGGACCTGAACATTCAATTTTTGTTGGGGACTTGGCACCTGATGTTACTGATTACCTCCTGCAAGAGACATTTCGAGCCAATTATCCATCAGTTAGAGGTGCCAAGGTTGTGACTGATCCAAGTACTGGACGTTCTAAGGGATATGGGTTTGTTAAATTTGGTGATGAGAATGAACGAAATCGTTCTATGACTGAAATGAATGGCGTCTATTGCTCAACCAGGCCAATGCGTATTAGTGCAGCAACACCAAAGAAGACCACCGCTTATCAACAGCAATATACTGTAGCCAAAG CCATATATCCAGTTCCAGCATACACAACACCAGTCCAGGTGGTTACAGCTGATAGTGACATCACTAATACCACC ATATTTGTTGGTAACTTGGATCCTAATGCCACTGAAGAGGAACTGAGACAAACATTTTTGCAGTTTGGGGAGATTGTCTATGTCAAAATTCCTGCAGGCAGAGGATGTGGTTTTGTACAGTTTGGAACTAG GGCATCTGCTGAAGAAGCCATACAAAGGATGCAGGGTCATGTGATTGGTCAACAGCCAGTGCGCATTTCTTGGGGCAGGAAACAG GATGCAACAGGAATCTGGGGTCAGCAAGTTGATCAGTGGAGTGCCTATTATGGTTATGGACAAGGTTATGATGTCTATGGTTATGGGGCAACACAAGATCCATCATTATATGCATATGGTGCATATGCCGGTTATCCACAGTATCCTCAACCG GTTGATGGTGTCCAGGATATGACTGGTGCTCTTCCAGTTGTAGAACAAAGGGAGGAACTTTATGATCCCTTGGCTGCACCTGATGTTGACAA GTTAAATGCTGCTTACCTTTCTATGCATGGAAATGCCATATTAGGCCGGCCCTTATGGATGAAGACGTCATCACTTACCCAACAAGCTTAG
- the LOC110600107 gene encoding polyadenylate-binding protein RBP47B' isoform X2 codes for MAAPTATTQVGYHQPTTLEEVRTLWIGDLQYWVDETYLSSCFAHTGEVISIKIIRNKITGQPEGYGFVEFVSHAAAERILQTYNGTQMPGTEQTFRLNWASFGIGERRPDAGPEHSIFVGDLAPDVTDYLLQETFRANYPSVRGAKVVTDPSTGRSKGYGFVKFGDENERNRSMTEMNGVYCSTRPMRISAATPKKTTAYQQQYTVAKAIYPVPAYTTPVQVVTADSDITNTTIFVGNLDPNATEEELRQTFLQFGEIVYVKIPAGRGCGFVQFGTRASAEEAIQRMQGHVIGQQPVRISWGRKQDATGIWGQQVDQWSAYYGYGQGYDVYGYGATQDPSLYAYGAYAGYPQYPQPVDGVQDMTGALPVVEQREELYDPLAAPDVDK; via the exons ATGGCAGCACCAACAGCAACGACCCAGGTAGGGTATCATCAACCTACCACTCTAGAAGAAGTCAGAACCCTTTGGATTGGTGATTTACAGTATTGGGTCGATGAAACCTACCTCAGTTCCTGCTTCGCTCACACTGGCGAG GTAATTTCAATTAAGATAATACGCAACAAGATCACTGGCCAGCCTGAAGGTTATGGGTTTGTGGAGTTTGTTTCTCATGCAGCAGCTGAAAGGATTTTACAAACGTACAATGGGACACAAATGCCTGGAACTGAACAAACTTTCAGGCTGAATtgggcttcttttggcattggAGAGAGACGGCCTGATGCTGGACCTGAACATTCAATTTTTGTTGGGGACTTGGCACCTGATGTTACTGATTACCTCCTGCAAGAGACATTTCGAGCCAATTATCCATCAGTTAGAGGTGCCAAGGTTGTGACTGATCCAAGTACTGGACGTTCTAAGGGATATGGGTTTGTTAAATTTGGTGATGAGAATGAACGAAATCGTTCTATGACTGAAATGAATGGCGTCTATTGCTCAACCAGGCCAATGCGTATTAGTGCAGCAACACCAAAGAAGACCACCGCTTATCAACAGCAATATACTGTAGCCAAAG CCATATATCCAGTTCCAGCATACACAACACCAGTCCAGGTGGTTACAGCTGATAGTGACATCACTAATACCACC ATATTTGTTGGTAACTTGGATCCTAATGCCACTGAAGAGGAACTGAGACAAACATTTTTGCAGTTTGGGGAGATTGTCTATGTCAAAATTCCTGCAGGCAGAGGATGTGGTTTTGTACAGTTTGGAACTAG GGCATCTGCTGAAGAAGCCATACAAAGGATGCAGGGTCATGTGATTGGTCAACAGCCAGTGCGCATTTCTTGGGGCAGGAAACAG GATGCAACAGGAATCTGGGGTCAGCAAGTTGATCAGTGGAGTGCCTATTATGGTTATGGACAAGGTTATGATGTCTATGGTTATGGGGCAACACAAGATCCATCATTATATGCATATGGTGCATATGCCGGTTATCCACAGTATCCTCAACCG GTTGATGGTGTCCAGGATATGACTGGTGCTCTTCCAGTTGTAGAACAAAGGGAGGAACTTTATGATCCCTTGGCTGCACCTGATGTTGACAAGTGA